In Arachis hypogaea cultivar Tifrunner chromosome 2, arahy.Tifrunner.gnm2.J5K5, whole genome shotgun sequence, a genomic segment contains:
- the LOC112747067 gene encoding uncharacterized protein, with translation MSDMQKGLIPAVKELLPTVYHRFCVWHLWKNFNKQWKELELRGMLWDCARKTTRHGFEQKMLRLKRRNEEAWAYLNKWPKESWTRAFFSHGPKMDNICNNGCEVFNSRIKEFRAKPIITLLEEVRMFAMRSIAKNKVKLSHHIGKLPPIQQSRLQKIRKDSQKWTPIWCGDDGYQRFEIHGWPTNMAVDLSKSICTCRFWQITGMPCVHARAAISRINKNPEDFCHHWLTMEAYRATYMHSLNPIPGEELWEKSEYNRPQAPKTRRRPGNFKKKRRKDADEEPSSSKKSKTATKLKRIYKEFTCTYCGVKGHTKRSCAHRKADDIASALAAAAAAVVAKSKSQDGASANAPDDAATTAGIQTVDAPQVSEIDITQPTVSQPQIIEQVPPPPPPLTRPDKLPHKRRATPSVDPMQGASSGTTSKFTEFMKFVPTLGFKAPRKK, from the exons ATGTCGGACATGCAAAAG GGGTTGATACCAGCGGTGAAAGAATTGTTGCCTACGGTTTACCACAGGTTTTGCGTATGGCATTTATGGAAAAATTTCAATAAACAATGGAAGGAGTTGGAGTTGAGAGGAATGTTGTGGGATTGTGCCAGGAAAACTACTCGCCATGGGTTTGAACAGAAGATGCTTAGGTTAAAGAGGAGAAATGAAGAAGCATGGGCATACTTGAACAAGTGGCCTAAAGAGTCATGGACAAGAGCATTTTTCAGTCATGGACCAAAGATGGACAACATTTGTAACAACGGCTGTGAGGTATTTAACTCAAGAATTAAGGAGTTCAGAGCAAAGCCAATTATAACACTACTAGAGGAGGTTCGGATGTTTGCAATGAGGTCAATTGCCAAAAATAAAGTCAAATTATCTCACCATATTGGCAAGCTACCCCCAATCCAACAAAGTCGGCTACAGAAGATCAGAAAAGACTCGCAAAAATGGACACCTATATGGTGTGGAGATGATGGCTACCAAAGGTTTGAAATTCACGGCTGGCCTACTAACATGGCAGTTGATTTAAGCAAAAGCATCTGCACTTGTAGATTCTGGCAGATAACAG GCATGCCGTGTGTCCATGCACGTGCAGCAATTTCAAGGATAAATAAAAATCCTGAAGACTTTTGTCATCATTGGTTGACTATGGAGGCATATAGGGCTACATACATGCATTCCCTAAATCCAATACCGGGTGAGGAACTGTGGGAAAAATCTGAATACAACAGACCTCAAGCACCTAAAACTAGGAGAAGGCCAGGAAACTTTaagaagaaaaggagaaaggACGCTGATGAGGAGCCTTCGAGCAGTAAGAAGTCTAAAACTGCAACAAAGTTAAAGAGAATCTACAAAGAATTTACTTGTACCTACTGCGGTGTTAAAGGACACACTAAAAGAAGTTGTGCTCATAGAAAAGCTGATGATATTGCAAGTGCTCTTGCTGCTGCAGCAGCAGCTGTTGTAGCTAAATCCAAATCTCAAGATGGAGCTAGTGCAAATGCACCCGATGATGCTGCGACAACTGCTGGTATACAAACTGTGGATGCTCCACAGGTTTCGGAGATTGACATCACCCAACCCACTGTTTCACAACCACAAATTATAGAGCAG GtgcctccacctccacctccactcaCAAGGCCGGATAAGCTGCCGCATAAAAGAAGAGCAACTCCCAGTGTGGACCCAATGCAAGGAGCTAGTTCTGGGACAACGTCAAAGTTTACTGAATTTATGAAATTTGTCCCCACTTTGGGTTTCAAAGCACCAAGGAAGAAATAG
- the LOC112747093 gene encoding ATP-dependent DNA helicase homolog RECG1, chloroplastic/mitochondrial: MHTAHSTACLSKLVTSYDSIAMRSLMVFQGMEGCLAFLNRRMRCSSFLSLKFSKICYRQKHKLAQGKSPQIDQHGIKSSSKFHNKVFAIMDYNLPNLTGNGSGIKKSEMNKNDALDDIDISLICKKFPSITLGSASPVDLYDGTTLYSEKAGIISAEDLEEYFADSSEGRWVQNTVPETWPSLYFNDSSVSASELSKEDSHTCHSMSPTYEEKLDHQVMEEDSQNKVGQQSQSNLTPRELFLDKSLNYLPGLSKRHYRQLDDCGFHTLRKLLQHFPRSYANLQNAHAKIDDGQYLIFVGKVLSSRGVRANCSFSFLEVIVGCQVAENESVSEHVTGNAIGGQEKTIYLHLKKFFRGTRFTFKPFLKSLEEKYQVGDIACVSGKVRTMRAKDHYEMREYNIDVLGDGNDFSFCVKERPYPIYPSKGRLKPTLLRDIIARALQALPSNIDPIPEDITKQFGLLSLHDAYFAIHKPKDINEADLARKRLIFDEFFYLQLGRLFQMLEGLGTQIEKDGLLDKYRRPESNAVCTEEWSDLTKKFLEALPYSLTSSQLHAISEIIWDLKRPVPMNRLLQGDVGCGKTVVAFLACMEVIGSGFQAAFMVPTELLAIQHYEHMLTLLENIHEGNCKPTVALLTGSTPLKQSRMIRKGIQDGEISMVIGTHSLIAEKVEFSALRIAVVDEQHRFGVIQRGRFNSKLYVSSISSVEEAVTDGSSKSDVYMAPHVLAMSATPIPRTLALALYGDMSLTQITDLPPGRIPVETHTIEGNEKGFEDVYKMMLDELEDGGKVYLVYPIIELSEQLPQLRAASADLEVISSQFQGYNCGLLHGKMKSDEKEETLQKFRTGELQILLATQVIEIGVDVPDASMMVVMNSERFGIAQLHQLRGRVGRGTRRSKCILVASAASSLNRLKVLEQSSDGFYLANMDLILRGPGDLLGKKQSGHLPEFPIARLEADGNILQDAHLAALKILSASHDLEQFPALKLELSMRQPLCLLGD; encoded by the exons GTATTCGCTATAATGGATTATAACCTTCCAAATCTAACTGGCAATGGAAGTGGGATAAAAAAATCTGAAATGAACAAAAATGATGCTTTAGATGATATTGACATCTCCTTGATATGTAAGAAATTTCCATCAATTACTTTGGGTAGTGCTTCTCCAGTGGATCTGTATGATGGGACCACATTATACTCTGAAAAGGCAGGCATTATATCGGCAGAAGATCTCGAAGAATATTTTGCTGATTCTTCGGAGGGAAGGTGGGTGCAAAATACTGTCCCTGAGACATGGCCTTCTTTGTACTTTAATGATTCTAGTGTATCAGCATCTGAGTTAAGTAAAGAAGATTCTCATACATGTCATTCAATGTCACCAACATATGAAGAAAAATTGGATCATCAAGTCATGGAGGAAGATTCTCAAAATAAAGTGGGGCAGCAGTCACAATCTAATCTTACACCTAGAGAGTTATTTCTTGACAAATCCTTAAACTACTTACCTGGATTGAGTAAGAGGCATTATCGACAGCTAGATGACTGTGGGTTCCACACG TTACGGAAATTGCTGCAACATTTCCCTCGATCGTATGCTAATCTGCAAAATGCACATGCCAAAATTGATGACGGGCAGTATTTAATTTTTGTTGGAAAAGTATTATCTTCAAG GGGAGTCAGAGCTAAttgttcattttcatttcttgagGTGATTGTGGGTTGTCAGGTTGCAGAGAATGAATCAGTTTCAGAGCATGTGACTGGCAATGCTATTGGTGGGCAAGAGAAGACAATTTACTTGCATCTAAAGAAATTTTTTCGTGGCACACGTTTTACTTTTAAACCTTTTCTTAAAAGTCTTGAAGAAAAGTATCAAGTGGGAGATATAGCATGTGTTAGTGGCAAG GTCAGGACTATGCGTGCTAAAGATCATTATGAGATGAGAGAGTACAATATTGATGTTCTTGGTGATGGAAATGATTTCTCCTTTTGTGTTAAAGAGAGACCCTATCCTATTTACCCTTCAAAGGGTCGTCTGAAACCAACTCTTCTCAGGGACATTATTGCAAG agcTTTACAAGCCTTACCTAGCAATATTGATCCAATTCCTGAAGACATAACAAAGCAATTTGGACTGTTAAGTCTTCATGAT GCATATTTTGCAATCCATAAACCGAAAGATATAAATGAAGCTGATTTGGCCCGCAAGAGACTtatatttgatgaatttttttacCTGCAG TTAGGACGCTTGTTCCAAATGCTGGAAGGTCTTGGTACACAAATAGAGAAGGATGGTTTGCTAGATAAATATAGAAGACCAGAAAGTAATGCTGTGTGTACAGAGGAATGGTCTGATCTCACGAAGAAATTTTTGGAAGCCCTTCCTTATTCTCTTACATCTAGTCAATTACATGCTATTTCAGAAATTATTTGGGATCTAAAAAGGCCAGTTCCCATGAATCGGCTACTGCAG GGTGATGTTGGATGCGGGAAAACTGTGGTAGCTTTTCTAGCATGTATGGAGGTTATTGGTTCTGGATTTCAG GCTGCTTTCATGGTTCCAACTGAGTTGCTTGCAATCCAGCATTATGAACACATGCTTACTTTGTTAGAAAACATTCATGAGGGAAACTGCAAACCAACCGTTGCTTTACTCACTGGTTCAACCCCACTGAAACAATCACGGATGATTCGCAAG GGTATCCAGGATGGGGAAATCTCAATGGTCATAGGAACCCACAGTTTAATAGCAGAAAAAGTGGAATTTTCAGCCTTACGTATTGCTGTGGTGGATGAGCAGCATCGCTTTGGTGTGATTCAAAGAGGAAGGTTTAATAGTAAG TTATATGTATCTTCAATTTCGAGCGTGGAAGAAGCTGTTACAGATGGGTCCTCAAAGAGTGATGTTTATATGGCTCCTCATGTTCTTGCCATGTCTGCTACTCCTATCCCAAGGACACTTGCACTTGCTTTATATGGTGATATGTCTCTGACACAG ATAACTGACTTACCGCCAGGACGAATTCCTGTTGAAACGCATACCATTGAAGGAAATGAGAAGGGATTTGAAGATGTGTACAAG ATGATGCTTGACGAGTTGGAAGATGGAGGGAAAGTTTATCTTGTGTATCCAATTATTGAACTTTCTGAGCAACTTCCTCAGCTTCGTGCTGCTTCTGCTGATCTTGAAGTTATATCAAGTCAATTTCAAGGATATAATTGTGGTTTATTACATGGAAAAATGAAAAGTGATGAAAAGGAAGAAACACTACAAAAGTTTAGAACTGGAGAACTGCAGATACTTCTTGCAACTCAAGTTATTGAGATTGGTGTTGATGTTCCAGATGCATCCATGATGGTTGTGATGAATTCTGAGAGGTTTGGAATAGCTCAATTACACCAACTCAGAGGACGAGTTGGACGTGGTACGAGAAGGTCAAAATGTATACTAGTAGCCTCAGCTGCTAGTAGCCTAAATCGCTTGAAAGTATTGGAGCAGTCATCGGATGGCTTTTATCTTGCCAATATGGATCTTATACTACGCGGACCTGGCGACTTGCTTGGCAAGAAACAATCTGGACATCTTCCAGAGTTTCCTATTGCTAGATTGGAAGCTGATGGAAATATTTTGCAAGATGCACACCTTGCAGCACTG AAAATTTTAAGTGCTTCCCATGATTTGGAACAATTTCCTgcactcaaactggagcttagcATGAGGCAACCACTTTGCCTGCTTGGTGATTAA